The Hemibagrus wyckioides isolate EC202008001 linkage group LG10, SWU_Hwy_1.0, whole genome shotgun sequence genome includes a window with the following:
- the selenos gene encoding selenoprotein S, translated as MEANGGDAEIKSGADEGNLKNQDLSFLQATVSTFLSHYGWFVLVLCVGVYFLIQYLSKKRPSLNQSSASAVTQDPSSVVKRQEALEASRRKMQEELDAKAAEFKEKQQRLEEEKRRQKIEQWESMKEGKSYKGNTRLSQNNEEASTSTTVLKPKTDKKSLRSSGYNPLTGDGGGTCSWRPGRRGPSAGG; from the exons ATGGAGGCAAACGGCGGCGATGCGGAAATAAAATCCGGAGCTGACGAAGGGAATCTGAAGAACCAGGATCTGAGTTTTCTTCAAGCAACTG TTTCCACTTTCCTTTCTCACTATGGATGGTTCGTTTTGGTCCTGTGTGTGGGAGTTTACTTCCTCATCCAGTATCTGAGTAAGAAGCGCCCCAGCCTGAACCAGAGCTCAGCTTCAGCAGTCACTCAAG ACCCGTCGTCCGTGGTGAAGCGTCAGGAGGCTCTGGAGGCGTCGCGCCGAAAGATGCAAGAAGAGCTTGATGCCAAAGCTGCAGAGTTTAAAGAGAAACAGCAGAGA CTTGAGGAGGAGAAAAGACGACAGAAAATCGAGCAGTGGGAAAGCATGAAGGAAGGGAAGAGTTATAAAGGAAACACCCGACTTAGTCAA AACAACGAAGAGGCATCGACTTCCACCACAGTGCTGAAGCCAAAGACGGACAAAAAGTCTCTTCGGAGCAGCG gttataATCCACTGACCGGTGATGGAGGAGGGACCTGCTCATGGAGACCAGGCAGAAGAGGGCCTTCAGCTGGAGGATGA